The following coding sequences lie in one Methylosinus sp. PW1 genomic window:
- a CDS encoding pitrilysin family protein, with product MTAHAIAPARSRAETIQRVVTPGGIEAWLVESYAVPLVALEFAMRGGASQDPAGKAGLATLLAGLLDEGAGPYDARAFHLAIEDLAIRLGFGCDRDAISGHMQTLSRNSDAAFELLRVALCEPRLEQQAIDRVRGQIAAGLKRDANDPDALVARAFREAAFPDHPYGRPVRGDLESLENLTRDDLDALRIRLLTRSDLKIAVVGAIDAATLAAKLDAIFGALPAQSLLTPVPAIDIHALGERRIIDLDVPQSAIRFGRPGMQRHDPDYFGAVVVNHILGGGVFTARLFNEVREKRGLAYSVYSHLNEYDKCAMLVGGAATKNERARESLEVIQAQFADLANEGPSADELDKAKKYLTGSYALRFDTSTKIAGQLVNLQLDGFAPSYLDERNGRIDAVTLDDARRVAKRLLGDGELLVSIAGRPQGL from the coding sequence ATGACAGCCCACGCCATCGCGCCTGCGCGCAGCCGCGCCGAGACCATTCAGCGCGTCGTCACGCCCGGCGGGATCGAAGCCTGGCTCGTCGAGAGCTACGCGGTTCCGCTCGTCGCGCTCGAATTCGCCATGCGCGGCGGCGCCTCCCAGGACCCGGCCGGCAAGGCGGGTCTCGCGACGCTGCTCGCCGGCCTGCTCGACGAGGGCGCCGGCCCCTATGACGCCCGCGCCTTCCACCTCGCCATAGAGGATCTGGCGATCCGGCTCGGCTTCGGATGCGACCGCGACGCCATCTCCGGCCATATGCAGACGCTCTCCCGCAACAGCGACGCGGCTTTCGAGCTGCTGCGCGTCGCGCTCTGCGAGCCGCGGCTCGAGCAACAGGCGATCGACCGCGTGCGCGGCCAGATCGCCGCCGGGCTGAAGCGCGACGCCAATGACCCGGACGCGCTGGTCGCCAGGGCCTTCCGCGAGGCGGCCTTCCCCGACCATCCCTATGGGCGGCCGGTGCGCGGCGATCTGGAGAGTCTCGAAAATCTGACGCGCGACGATCTCGACGCGCTGAGGATTCGCCTGCTGACGCGCAGCGATCTGAAAATCGCCGTCGTCGGCGCCATAGACGCGGCGACGCTCGCCGCCAAGCTGGACGCGATCTTCGGCGCCCTGCCGGCGCAGAGCCTTCTCACCCCCGTGCCCGCGATCGACATTCACGCGCTCGGCGAGCGCCGCATCATCGATCTCGACGTGCCACAATCTGCGATCCGCTTCGGCCGTCCCGGCATGCAGCGGCATGATCCCGATTATTTCGGCGCCGTGGTGGTGAACCACATCCTCGGCGGCGGCGTCTTCACGGCGCGGCTGTTCAACGAGGTGCGCGAGAAGCGCGGCCTCGCCTATTCGGTCTATTCGCATCTCAACGAATATGACAAATGCGCCATGCTGGTCGGCGGCGCGGCGACGAAGAACGAGCGCGCCCGTGAATCGCTGGAGGTGATCCAGGCCCAATTCGCCGATCTCGCCAATGAGGGGCCGAGCGCGGACGAGCTCGACAAGGCGAAGAAATATCTGACCGGCTCCTATGCGCTGCGCTTCGACACATCGACGAAGATCGCCGGCCAGCTGGTCAATCTCCAGCTCGACGGATTCGCGCCCTCCTATCTCGACGAGCGCAATGGCCGCATCGACGCGGTGACGCTCGACGACGCCCGCCGCGTGGCCAAGCGCCTGCTCGGCGACGGCGAGCTGCTGGTGTCGATCGCCGGACGTCCGCAGGGCCTCTGA
- a CDS encoding pitrilysin family protein, which produces MPMTQPGAEAIAADHAASSASAKIDARAGAAKSESAAAGVVHSRLANGMEIVVIADRRAPVVTHMVWYRNGSADDPLGKSGIAHFLEHLMFKGTHAHPQGEFSNLVSELGGQENAFTSYDYTAYFQRIGKEHLGTLMEFEADRMTNLVLSDEIVGPEREVVLEERRMRTENDPSAQLDEAVQAALFPHHPYGTPIIGWGHEIETLGREDALHYYRRFYTPENAILIVAGDVDFETVRALAEKSYGRIPARDDAPSRKRPREPEPRAHRLVTLADEKVEQPTHERVFLVPSYTTGAPGEAETLEVLGHVLGGGPSSVLYDSLVVEQKLAVNAGAYYMGSALDDTRFWVFATPAPGVSLQQLDDAIGAAIDKFAAAEIAEADLNRAKNRLIAEAVYAQDSQVSLARWYGESLATGLAVEDVAAWPDRIDAVSAADLAAAARKWLQKRRAVTGFLESEAEDEAEDAEAKDAVLAA; this is translated from the coding sequence ATGCCGATGACACAGCCGGGGGCCGAGGCGATCGCGGCCGATCACGCCGCCAGCTCCGCCTCCGCCAAGATCGACGCGCGCGCCGGAGCCGCCAAAAGCGAGAGCGCCGCCGCCGGCGTCGTCCATTCGCGCCTCGCCAATGGAATGGAGATCGTCGTCATCGCCGACCGCCGCGCGCCGGTCGTCACCCATATGGTCTGGTATCGCAACGGCTCCGCCGACGATCCGCTCGGCAAGTCGGGAATCGCGCATTTCCTCGAGCATCTGATGTTCAAGGGCACGCACGCCCATCCGCAGGGCGAGTTCTCCAATCTCGTCTCCGAGCTCGGCGGCCAGGAGAACGCCTTCACCAGCTATGACTACACGGCCTATTTCCAGCGCATCGGCAAGGAGCATCTCGGCACGCTGATGGAGTTCGAGGCCGATCGCATGACGAATCTGGTCCTCTCCGACGAGATTGTGGGGCCGGAGCGCGAGGTGGTGCTCGAGGAGCGCCGCATGCGCACCGAGAACGACCCTTCCGCCCAGCTCGACGAGGCGGTGCAGGCGGCGCTGTTCCCGCACCACCCCTATGGCACGCCGATCATCGGCTGGGGCCATGAGATCGAGACGCTCGGCCGCGAGGACGCGCTGCATTATTATCGGCGCTTCTACACGCCGGAGAACGCCATACTCATCGTCGCCGGCGACGTCGATTTCGAGACCGTGCGCGCGCTCGCCGAGAAGAGCTACGGCCGCATTCCCGCGCGCGACGACGCGCCGAGCCGCAAGCGCCCGCGCGAGCCGGAGCCCCGCGCCCATCGTCTGGTGACGCTCGCCGACGAGAAGGTCGAGCAGCCGACGCATGAGCGCGTCTTCCTCGTGCCCTCCTACACGACCGGCGCGCCCGGCGAGGCGGAGACGCTGGAAGTTCTCGGCCATGTGCTGGGCGGCGGGCCGTCGAGCGTGCTGTATGATTCTCTCGTGGTAGAGCAAAAGCTCGCGGTCAACGCCGGGGCCTATTACATGGGCTCGGCGCTGGACGACACGCGTTTTTGGGTCTTCGCCACGCCGGCTCCCGGCGTCTCGCTGCAGCAGCTGGACGACGCCATCGGCGCGGCGATCGACAAATTCGCCGCCGCCGAGATCGCCGAAGCCGATCTGAATCGCGCCAAGAATCGCCTCATCGCCGAGGCGGTCTATGCGCAGGACAGCCAGGTCTCGCTCGCCCGCTGGTATGGCGAATCGCTGGCCACCGGCCTCGCGGTGGAGGATGTCGCCGCCTGGCCGGACCGCATCGACGCCGTCTCCGCAGCCGACCTCGCCGCCGCGGCCCGCAAATGGCTGCAAAAGCGCCGGGCCGTCACCGGCTTCCTCGAATCCGAGGCCGAGGACGAAGCCGAAGACGCCGAAGCCAAAGACGCCGTGCTCGCCGCCTGA
- a CDS encoding carbonic anhydrase family protein, whose amino-acid sequence MAAAPKEEGKVALKAPIDASALLPKGKKLFRYEGSLTTPPFSEVVHWNVFAEPVKVAQADIDAFKTLFPMNARPLQPTHRRIVLSGG is encoded by the coding sequence ATGGCCGCCGCGCCGAAGGAGGAGGGCAAGGTCGCGCTGAAGGCGCCGATCGACGCCTCCGCTCTGCTGCCGAAGGGAAAGAAGCTCTTCCGCTACGAGGGCTCGCTGACCACGCCGCCCTTCTCGGAGGTGGTGCATTGGAATGTCTTCGCCGAGCCGGTGAAGGTGGCGCAGGCGGACATAGACGCCTTCAAGACGCTGTTCCCGATGAACGCCCGCCCGCTGCAGCCGACGCATCGCCGTATCGTGCTGAGCGGCGGCTGA
- the lspA gene encoding signal peptidase II, translated as MVYRPWFSAPRAFGLVAVVLALALDQAHKFWMLHVFDIGLRQPIRLTSFLDLVLSWNFGVSYSLLSSQTGATRALLVAFQLSIVGCLSYWLWRAPRRLTAAALGLVVGGALGNVADRLTRGAVADFFFFHTALPVGPLANYVFNVADAAIFLGVVLLLLESFRTGAARPTPAAG; from the coding sequence TTGGTCTATCGCCCCTGGTTTTCCGCGCCTCGCGCCTTCGGCCTCGTCGCGGTCGTTCTCGCTCTGGCGCTCGACCAGGCGCATAAATTCTGGATGCTGCACGTCTTCGACATCGGCCTGCGCCAGCCGATCCGGCTCACCTCCTTTCTCGATCTCGTGCTGTCGTGGAATTTCGGCGTCTCCTACTCGCTGCTCTCCTCGCAGACCGGAGCGACGCGCGCGCTGCTTGTCGCCTTTCAATTGTCGATCGTCGGCTGCCTCTCCTATTGGCTGTGGCGGGCGCCGCGGCGACTCACCGCGGCGGCGCTCGGCCTAGTGGTGGGCGGGGCGCTCGGCAATGTCGCGGATCGGCTGACGCGCGGCGCGGTGGCGGATTTCTTTTTCTTCCACACGGCCCTGCCGGTGGGGCCGCTGGCCAATTACGTGTTCAATGTCGCCGACGCGGCGATTTTTCTCGGCGTCGTCCTGCTGCTGCTGGAGAGCTTTCGCACCGGCGCCGCGCGGCCGACCCCGGCCGCCGGATAG
- a CDS encoding TldD/PmbA family protein gives MSAPTDDFLDHILARAKAAGATAAQALSIRTRYFEIEFDHRSIELVRSTENETTTITLFYDGKRGGATLNGRRPEEVEAAIAAAATAAEAGVADPANDIADAPSLPPGDHGPREPDRAAMRRQIDELLASLPARHPLLRLRDCLYAFTDRETEFANSRGLRQRERRSEHGFRALFMAKDGPLTTSFNFVGASAFSPFPSLYEAAGVDRLMAECERSLERRPVAGKFVGDVIVTPHCLTGLLPSIAGALSGPALLAGSSPFKDKRGERIASPLFSLDNAPRSADFSEGSDFDEFGVPTRDLPIIENGVLKDFYVGYFFSRKLGLPQTAGVRNSRVRPGETSLSDMIAGVKRGILFSRFSGGAPNDNLDFSGIAKNSFYIENGELRHALNETMVSGNFQQLLQDVHAVSKEVVNFGDCAYPFIAASGVTISSK, from the coding sequence ATGAGCGCGCCGACGGACGACTTCCTCGACCATATTCTCGCGCGAGCGAAAGCGGCCGGCGCCACGGCGGCGCAGGCGCTGAGCATCCGCACGCGCTATTTCGAGATCGAATTCGATCATCGCAGCATCGAACTCGTACGCTCGACGGAAAACGAGACGACGACGATCACGCTCTTCTATGACGGCAAGCGCGGCGGCGCGACGCTGAACGGCCGCCGACCCGAGGAGGTGGAGGCGGCGATCGCCGCCGCAGCCACGGCGGCCGAGGCGGGCGTCGCCGATCCCGCCAATGACATAGCCGACGCGCCTTCGCTGCCGCCGGGCGATCACGGCCCGAGGGAGCCGGACCGCGCCGCCATGCGGCGGCAGATCGACGAATTGCTGGCGAGCCTGCCCGCGCGCCATCCGCTGCTGCGCCTGCGCGACTGTCTCTACGCTTTCACCGATCGGGAGACCGAATTCGCCAATTCGCGCGGCCTGCGCCAACGCGAGCGGCGCAGCGAGCATGGCTTTCGCGCCTTGTTCATGGCCAAGGATGGGCCGCTCACCACCTCTTTCAACTTCGTGGGTGCGAGCGCCTTCTCGCCCTTCCCCTCGCTCTACGAGGCCGCCGGCGTGGACCGGCTGATGGCCGAATGCGAGCGCTCGCTGGAGCGCCGGCCGGTCGCGGGAAAATTCGTCGGCGATGTGATCGTCACGCCGCATTGCCTCACCGGGCTGCTACCCTCCATCGCGGGCGCGCTCTCCGGCCCGGCGCTGCTCGCCGGCTCCTCGCCGTTCAAGGACAAGCGTGGCGAGCGCATCGCCAGCCCATTGTTCTCGCTCGACAACGCCCCGCGCTCCGCGGATTTCTCGGAAGGCTCGGATTTCGACGAATTCGGCGTGCCGACGCGCGATCTGCCGATCATAGAGAATGGCGTGCTGAAGGATTTTTACGTCGGCTATTTCTTCTCGCGCAAGCTCGGTCTGCCGCAGACGGCGGGCGTGCGCAACAGCCGCGTGCGGCCGGGCGAGACCAGCCTTTCCGACATGATCGCCGGGGTGAAGCGCGGAATTCTGTTCTCCCGCTTCTCCGGCGGCGCGCCCAATGACAATCTGGATTTTTCTGGAATCGCCAAAAACTCGTTCTATATCGAGAATGGCGAGCTGCGGCACGCCCTGAACGAGACCATGGTGAGCGGGAATTTCCAACAATTGCTGCAAGATGTTCACGCCGTGTCGAAAGAGGTCGTGAATTTCGGCGATTGCGCCTATCCCTTCATCGCCGCCTCGGGCGTGACCATTTCGTCGAAATGA
- a CDS encoding TldD/PmbA family protein, with protein MLDRLVARAAQLPAYGELRWHANHSSRIMMRKGVLLANGRSRDSGLSARLYRNGAFGFAAAPGDDEASLAAVIATAQDNAEFAGGHAATGALSTAAGSGSYDYRSKRAPLSAEERVDIVRRLDEAIRARYPGLVNVDISLSSHASEKILANSDGAATCSFVPRAALVVSMSVAANDGIVELYDILGGFGEIEDQSFDEATLAPWLEDLHENLRRKAEGGQCEAGDHDVVLDSALAGILAHEAIGHTCEADLVLAGSVAGDHLGELVASEKITLGDYGGRGPDGKSSFAIHVDDEGTPCRDVAIIENGVLRNFLHNKRTAQMLGAEPAGNARAFSFQDEPLVRMRNTCIAKGNDKLSDMIGAIERGYYLKRSTNGQADATSEFMFGVNCGYEIRDGKLGRAIRDTTISGVAFDMLKSVTHVGDDFRWAAGGGWCGKKQPIAVGMGGPSIKCRVTLGGRG; from the coding sequence ATGCTCGACCGGCTCGTCGCGCGCGCGGCGCAATTGCCCGCCTATGGGGAATTACGCTGGCACGCCAATCATTCCTCCCGCATCATGATGCGCAAAGGCGTGCTGCTCGCCAATGGACGCTCGCGCGACAGCGGCCTCTCGGCGCGTCTCTATCGCAACGGCGCCTTCGGCTTCGCCGCCGCGCCCGGCGATGACGAGGCCAGCCTCGCCGCCGTCATCGCCACGGCGCAAGACAATGCCGAATTCGCCGGCGGCCACGCCGCGACCGGCGCGCTCTCCACTGCGGCGGGAAGCGGAAGCTATGATTATCGCAGCAAGCGCGCGCCGCTCTCGGCGGAAGAGCGCGTCGATATCGTGCGGCGGCTCGACGAGGCGATCCGCGCCCGCTATCCGGGCCTCGTCAATGTCGACATCTCGCTGTCCAGCCATGCGAGCGAGAAGATTCTCGCCAATAGCGACGGGGCCGCGACCTGTTCCTTCGTGCCGCGCGCGGCGCTGGTCGTCTCCATGAGCGTCGCCGCCAATGACGGAATCGTCGAGCTCTATGACATTCTCGGCGGCTTCGGCGAGATAGAAGACCAATCCTTCGACGAGGCGACGCTCGCGCCCTGGCTCGAGGATCTGCACGAGAATTTGCGGCGCAAGGCCGAGGGCGGCCAATGCGAGGCCGGCGATCACGACGTCGTGCTCGATTCCGCGCTCGCCGGAATTCTCGCCCATGAGGCGATCGGCCACACATGCGAGGCCGATCTCGTGCTCGCGGGCTCGGTCGCCGGCGACCATCTCGGCGAGCTGGTGGCGAGCGAGAAGATCACGCTCGGCGATTATGGCGGACGCGGGCCGGACGGCAAATCCTCCTTCGCCATTCATGTCGACGACGAAGGCACGCCCTGCCGCGATGTGGCGATCATAGAGAATGGCGTGCTGAGAAACTTTCTGCACAATAAGCGCACCGCGCAAATGCTGGGCGCGGAGCCCGCCGGCAACGCGCGCGCCTTCTCCTTTCAGGACGAGCCGCTGGTGCGCATGCGCAACACCTGCATCGCCAAGGGAAACGACAAGCTCTCCGACATGATCGGCGCGATCGAGCGCGGCTATTATCTGAAGCGCTCCACCAATGGCCAGGCGGACGCCACCAGCGAGTTCATGTTCGGCGTCAATTGCGGCTATGAGATAAGAGACGGCAAGCTCGGCCGCGCCATTCGCGACACCACCATCTCCGGCGTCGCCTTCGACATGCTGAAGAGCGTCACCCATGTGGGCGATGATTTCCGCTGGGCGGCGGGCGGCGGCTGGTGCGGCAAGAAGCAGCCGATCGCCGTCGGCATGGGCGGCCCGTCGATCAAATGCCGCGTCACTCTGGGAGGACGCGGATGA
- a CDS encoding translocation/assembly module TamB domain-containing protein, with protein sequence MRFRRILAYAFGALTLLAVAGTLALRMQTREGKSFLADLVSRAASSADMKVEIGAFEDPLSAHPLLRDISIADRDGPYLKIDEIALDWSPSALFSLRVDIEKLAIGAIDIARLPAPSHAAATTQKSGGGFSLPDLPVRIRLGRLALDTLSLGAPVLGTAAKFAATGEASLDKGAHLTLDIRRLDAPGAITAKADVAADGQKIALALAAQEPEGGAIARLAALPGLPPVDISLTGEGALDDFAAHFSAKAGEKIGAEGAAHVIRKDAARRLDFDLGVRLAPLLPPAAVPLLDGVTQLAGAATLRDDGALEGDIAIRSRSDAAPRPLDLSIALKGVPKDERVSATLSGTLAVPSLEAPALEKLLGERVTLGGAVASLPGGGLRFDGLELRGAHVAAKIDGAAMREALDVGAKVTIADLKPADPRLSGRAEISVKATGSADKPNADFEALLSGAHLDGHAIQKLALHGAARDLTGALVATATLDGAIDGAPARGKLNVAHKDAGWTANDLDLSVGRATLRGALALDAQKLASGRFSLAAPDLDDLSALALRKLSGALKADIILDASQGAQNISIDAQGTRIRAADATIEKLGAKLSGHDLLRRPSLDGNIAVDALHIGGKTISKARLVATPAGAATALDLTVDAEGFAIASRSTLTPGEKTRLDIQSLSAQRAGKRIALAAPASVTLGGGAVELKGVALALGAGRLDIDGTIGERLDLTARARAVPLSIASIADASLALEGALDAEARITGDKKAPSGDWKIKIAKLSAPQLRSNGLPPLDMDAHGALAGARTSLDANIALGAGGRFAITGSAPIDAVGALDLKVKGEADAKLADTALSANGQSLRGKANVDLRIAGSVAAPAIEGGVTLANGSFSDPLNGVYLDHIDAKLDGHGREIAITRLTALTKNGGQIAATGKIAVEPQAGMPGAIRIKAKNAQLVSSDLVSATADLDLDIGGPLARSPKVSGRVTLTTMEVNVPDRLPASFQAPRGAVHVSPRAFAKEMLALEAKEKARAAKRSPFDATIDLALAAPNRIFVRGRGIDAEFGGELKLSGTIQKPAVNGAFDLRRGKLQLLTQRIDLTRGKLSFAGGLVPQLDFSAEMAAGDVTAKIGVSGPASLPNFSFSSSPELPQDEVLSRLLFAKASGSLSAFQALQLATALAQFSGAGTGVDAFEKMRKALGVDSLDLEAGGSSGPTVGASRYISDNISVGVRTGAKPEQTAVSVGVDVTKNVRVKGETKVDGKSSLGVGVEWEY encoded by the coding sequence ATGCGCTTTCGCCGCATTCTCGCCTATGCCTTCGGCGCGCTGACGCTGCTCGCCGTCGCCGGAACGCTCGCGCTGCGCATGCAGACGCGCGAGGGCAAGAGCTTCCTCGCCGATCTCGTCTCGCGCGCCGCCTCCTCCGCCGATATGAAAGTGGAGATCGGCGCCTTCGAGGACCCGTTGTCGGCGCATCCGCTGCTGCGCGACATTTCCATCGCCGATAGGGACGGCCCCTATCTGAAGATCGACGAGATCGCGCTGGACTGGTCGCCTTCCGCGCTGTTCTCGCTGCGCGTCGATATAGAGAAGCTCGCCATTGGCGCGATCGACATCGCCCGCCTCCCGGCGCCCTCGCACGCTGCGGCGACGACGCAAAAGAGCGGCGGCGGCTTCTCGCTCCCCGATCTTCCGGTGCGCATCCGCCTCGGCCGGCTGGCGTTGGACACATTGTCGCTCGGCGCGCCCGTTCTCGGAACCGCGGCGAAATTCGCCGCGACCGGCGAGGCCTCGCTCGACAAGGGCGCGCATCTTACGCTCGACATTCGCCGGCTCGACGCGCCGGGCGCCATTACGGCGAAAGCCGATGTCGCGGCGGACGGCCAGAAGATCGCGCTCGCCCTCGCGGCGCAGGAGCCGGAGGGCGGCGCCATCGCGCGGCTCGCCGCTCTGCCCGGCCTGCCGCCCGTCGATATTTCGCTGACCGGCGAAGGCGCGCTCGACGATTTCGCCGCGCATTTTTCCGCCAAGGCCGGAGAGAAGATCGGCGCCGAAGGCGCGGCGCATGTCATTCGCAAGGATGCGGCGCGGCGGCTCGATTTCGATTTAGGCGTGCGCCTCGCCCCGCTGCTGCCGCCCGCCGCCGTTCCGCTGCTCGACGGCGTGACGCAGCTCGCCGGCGCCGCCACTCTGCGCGACGATGGCGCGCTGGAGGGCGATATCGCCATCCGCAGCCGCTCCGACGCCGCGCCGCGGCCGCTCGATCTTTCGATAGCGCTGAAGGGCGTTCCGAAAGACGAGCGCGTGAGCGCGACTCTGAGCGGAACGCTGGCCGTTCCGTCGCTCGAAGCGCCTGCGCTGGAGAAGCTGCTGGGCGAGCGCGTGACGCTCGGCGGCGCGGTCGCCTCGCTGCCCGGCGGCGGCCTGCGCTTCGACGGGCTCGAATTGCGCGGCGCGCATGTCGCGGCGAAGATCGACGGCGCGGCGATGCGCGAGGCGCTCGACGTCGGCGCGAAGGTCACGATCGCCGATCTGAAGCCCGCCGATCCGCGCCTCTCCGGCCGCGCCGAAATTTCCGTGAAGGCGACCGGCTCCGCGGACAAGCCCAACGCCGATTTCGAGGCGCTGCTCAGCGGCGCGCATCTCGACGGCCATGCGATCCAAAAGCTCGCGCTGCACGGCGCCGCGCGCGATCTCACCGGCGCGCTCGTCGCGACCGCGACGCTGGACGGCGCCATAGACGGCGCCCCGGCGCGCGGCAAATTGAACGTCGCGCATAAGGACGCCGGCTGGACGGCGAACGACCTCGATCTCTCCGTCGGCCGCGCGACTCTCCGCGGCGCGCTCGCGCTCGACGCGCAAAAGCTCGCCAGCGGGCGATTCTCTCTCGCCGCGCCCGATCTCGACGATCTCTCCGCGCTCGCTCTGCGCAAGCTCTCCGGCGCGCTGAAGGCCGACATCATCCTCGACGCTTCGCAGGGCGCGCAGAACATATCGATCGACGCGCAGGGAACGCGCATTCGCGCCGCCGACGCCACGATCGAGAAGCTCGGCGCCAAGCTCTCCGGCCATGATCTGCTGCGCCGACCTTCGCTCGACGGAAACATCGCCGTGGACGCGCTCCATATCGGCGGCAAGACCATCTCCAAAGCGCGCCTCGTCGCGACGCCCGCCGGCGCCGCCACCGCGCTCGATCTCACGGTCGATGCGGAAGGCTTCGCCATTGCGAGTCGCTCCACGCTGACGCCGGGCGAAAAGACGCGGCTCGACATTCAGTCTCTCTCGGCGCAGCGCGCCGGCAAGCGCATCGCCCTCGCGGCGCCGGCGAGCGTCACGCTCGGCGGCGGCGCGGTCGAGCTGAAGGGCGTAGCGCTCGCGCTCGGCGCCGGCCGGCTCGACATTGACGGAACCATCGGCGAGCGGCTCGATCTCACCGCGCGCGCGCGCGCCGTTCCGCTCTCCATCGCTTCCATCGCCGACGCCAGCTTGGCGCTCGAAGGCGCATTGGACGCCGAGGCGCGGATTACCGGCGACAAGAAAGCGCCGAGCGGCGACTGGAAGATCAAGATCGCCAAGCTCTCCGCGCCGCAATTGCGCAGCAATGGCCTGCCGCCGCTGGATATGGACGCGCATGGCGCGCTCGCCGGCGCGCGCACGAGCCTCGACGCCAATATCGCGCTCGGCGCCGGCGGGCGCTTCGCCATCACCGGCTCGGCGCCGATCGACGCGGTGGGCGCGCTGGATTTGAAGGTGAAGGGCGAGGCGGACGCCAAGCTCGCCGACACGGCGCTCTCCGCCAATGGCCAGAGCCTGCGCGGCAAGGCCAATGTCGATTTGCGCATCGCCGGCTCCGTCGCCGCGCCGGCGATCGAAGGCGGCGTGACGCTCGCCAATGGCTCCTTCTCCGATCCGCTGAACGGCGTCTATCTCGACCACATCGACGCCAAGCTCGACGGACATGGCCGCGAGATCGCCATCACGCGCTTGACCGCTCTCACCAAAAATGGCGGCCAGATCGCCGCGACCGGCAAAATCGCCGTCGAGCCGCAGGCGGGAATGCCCGGCGCCATTCGCATCAAGGCCAAGAATGCGCAGCTCGTCAGCAGCGATCTCGTCTCCGCGACCGCCGATCTCGATCTCGACATAGGCGGCCCGCTCGCACGTTCGCCGAAAGTCTCTGGCCGCGTGACGCTGACGACGATGGAGGTCAATGTCCCCGATCGCCTGCCCGCCTCCTTTCAGGCGCCGCGCGGCGCGGTGCATGTTTCGCCGCGCGCTTTCGCCAAGGAGATGCTGGCGCTGGAGGCCAAGGAGAAAGCGCGCGCAGCAAAGCGCTCGCCCTTCGACGCGACGATCGATCTCGCGCTCGCCGCCCCCAATCGCATCTTCGTGCGCGGCCGCGGCATAGACGCCGAATTCGGCGGCGAGCTAAAGCTGAGCGGCACGATCCAAAAGCCGGCCGTCAACGGCGCTTTCGATCTGCGTCGCGGCAAGCTGCAATTGCTGACCCAGCGCATCGATCTCACGCGCGGCAAATTGAGCTTTGCGGGCGGCCTCGTTCCGCAGCTCGATTTTTCCGCCGAGATGGCGGCGGGCGACGTCACCGCCAAGATCGGCGTCTCCGGCCCGGCCTCGCTGCCGAATTTCTCCTTCTCCTCCTCGCCGGAGCTGCCGCAGGACGAGGTGCTCTCGCGCCTGCTCTTCGCCAAGGCGTCGGGCTCGCTCTCCGCCTTTCAGGCGCTGCAGCTGGCAACGGCGCTCGCGCAATTCTCCGGCGCCGGAACCGGCGTCGACGCATTCGAGAAAATGCGCAAGGCGCTCGGCGTCGATTCGCTCGATCTCGAGGCCGGCGGCTCCAGCGGGCCGACGGTCGGCGCCTCGCGCTATATCTCGGACAATATCAGCGTCGGCGTGCGCACGGGCGCCAAGCCGGAGCAGACCGCCGTCAGCGTCGGCGTGGACGTCACCAAGAATGTCCGCGTGAAGGGCGAAACCAAGGTCGACGGCAAATCCTCGCTCGGCGTCGGCGTCGAATGGGAATATTGA